The Pangasianodon hypophthalmus isolate fPanHyp1 chromosome 2, fPanHyp1.pri, whole genome shotgun sequence genome window below encodes:
- the nipa1 gene encoding magnesium transporter NIPA1, whose translation MEEKSPLSLVGGVGIAVVSSFINGSTFVLQKKGILRSRKAGKTYLSDCVWWSGTLAMIVGQVGNFVAHNAAPAVLVTPLGALGVLFGAVLASWLLQEQLELLGKLGCVLCCCGSVVLIIHSPNSDSVASRAEFQQRLLDPVFLCYITLVVLLLVLLIGWLSPAYGKSNIMVYVGICSLLGSFTVPSCKGLGLAAKEAFGGDSSPDHGALFLFLCLLGILLVSILTQFTFINRALESFSSNVFEAVYYVTFTSSVILATAILFKEWEALGALDCLGILCGFITISVGVTLLRISQEAVLMWTPAKTKEQ comes from the exons ATGGAGGAAAAGTCTCCTTTATCgcttgttggtggtgttggaaTCGCGGTCGTGTCCAGTTTTATTAATGGCTCCACGTTTGTACTGCAGAAAAAGGGAATATTGCGTTCTCGCAAAGCTGGGaa GACTTacctgtctgactgtgtgtggtgGAGCGGGACACTGGCCA TGATAGTGGGTCAGGTCGGGAACTTCGTCGCGCACAACGCAGCCCCGGCCGTGTTAGTGACGCCACTCGGAGCGCTCGGGGTTCTGTTCGG AGCTGTTCTGGCCTCATGGCTCCTCCAGGAGCAGCTGGAGCTCCTGGGTAAACTGGGCTGTGTGCTGTGCTGCTGTGGCTCCGTGGTGCTCATCATTCACTCCCCGAATTCCGACAGCGTGGCGTCGAGAGCTGAGTTCCAGCAGCGACTTCTCGACCCGG tgtttctgtgCTACATCACCCTGGTGGTGCTGCTGTTGGTGCTGCTGATTGGCTGGCTCTCTCCGGCGTACGGAAAGTCCAACATCATGGTGTACGTGGGAATCTGTTCCCTGTTGGGAAGCTTCACCGTGCCGAGCTGTAAAGGCCTGGGTCTGGCTGCGAAGGAGGCGTTCGGCGGAGACTCGTCTCCTGATCACGGAGCTCTGTTCCTCTTCCTGTGCTTGCTGGGAATTCTCCTCGTCAGCATCCTCACCCAGTTCACCTTCATCAACAGAGCCTTGGAGAGCTTCAGCTCCAACGTGTTCGAGGCCGTGTATTACGTCACGTTCACGTCCTCGGTCATCCTCGCTACCGCCATCTTGTTTAAAGAGTGGGAGGCGCTCGGCGCTCTGGACTGTTTGGGTATTTTATGTGGATTCATTACGATATCAGTGGGAGTGACGTTGTTACGCATATCTCAGGAAGCCGTGCTCATGTGGACTCCGGCCAAAACCAAAGAGCagtag
- the nipa2 gene encoding magnesium transporter NIPA2 isoform X1, which translates to MNETGLGDKCDVCKVCYRNGVVSGLGCSGGGRFLCSLLNVTEDHVFAMAQERGRFDFYIGLALAISSSLFIGGSFILKKKGLLRLARKGSMRAGQGGHAYLKEWLWWAGLLSMGAGEAANFAAYAFAPATLVTPLGALSVLVSAVLSSYFLTERLNLHGKLGCLLSVLGSTTMVIHAPQEEEIDSLEDMAKKLMDPGFAVFATFVIIIALIFICVVGPRHGQTNILVYITICSVIGSLSVSCVKGLGIAIKEVIAGQAVLSNPLAWVLVASLVVCVSTQINYLNKALDIFNTSLVTPIYYVFFTTSVLTCSAILFKEWEHMGYDDVIGTLSGFCTIIVGIFLLHAFKDINVSLAMLAVSIRKEERNGTMANGIGTHAHSTYELLRDENVVDFEEREMGSTFDNVSRRNGSMATC; encoded by the exons ATGAATGAAACAGGACTAGGTGATAAATGCGATGTTTGCAAAGTTTGCTATCGAAATG gTGTCGTATCCGGACTCGGGTGCTCCGGAGGAGGACGGTTCTTGTGCTCGCTGCTCAATGTGACAGAGGATCACGTCTTCGCCATGGCTCAGGAGCGAGGCAGATTCGATTTCTACATCGGCCTGGCTTTGGCCATCAGCTCCAGTTTGTTTATCGGAGGAAGTTTCATCCTGAAGAAGAAAGGACTGCTGAGACTCGCCCGGAAAGGCTCGATGCGAGCAG GTCAAGGTGGTCATGCGTATCTAAAAGAATGGCTTTGGTGGGCGGGGCTTTTATCAA TGGGCGCTGGTGAAGCTGCAAATTTCGCAGCTTACGCGTTTGCTCCTGCGACGCTCGTCACTCCGCTCGGGGCTCTCAGCGTGCTCGTGAG CGCCGTGCTTTCCTCCTACTTCCTGACGGAGAGGTTGAACCTGCACGGGAAGCTGGGCTGTCTCCTCAGCGTGCTCGGCTCCACCACCATGGTGATCCACGCGCCGCAGGAGGAGGAGATCGACAGCCTCGAAGACATGGCCAAGAAACTGATGGACCCAG GTTTTGCTGTCTTCGCGACGTTCGTCATCATCATCGCTCTGATCTTCATCTGCGTCGTCGGCCCACGTCACGGCCAAACCAACATCCTGGTGTACATCACCAtctgctctgtgattggctcCCTGTCCGTGTCGTGCGTGAAGGGGTTGGGCATCGCCATCAAGGAGGTGATCGCTGGTCAGGCGGTGCTGAGTAACCCGTTAGCGTGGGTGCTGGTGGCGAGCCTGGTGGTGTGCGTCAGTACGCAGATCAACTACCTGAACAAAGCGCTGGACATCTTTAACACCTCTCTGGTCACGCCCATTTACTACGTCTTCTTCACCACGTCGGTGCTCACCTGCTCCGCCATCTTGTTCAAAGAGTGGGAGCACATGGGCTACGACGACGTCATCGGGACGCTGAGCGGCTTCTGCACCATCATAGTCGGGATTTTCCTGCTGCACGCCTTCAAGGACATCAACGTCAGTCTGGCCATGCTGGCCGTCAGCATCAGGAAGGAGGAGCGCAACGGGACGATGGCCAACGGCATCGGGACGCACGCTCACTCCACGTACGAGCTCCTCCGGGACGAGAACGTGGTGGATTTCGAGGAAAGAGAGATGGGCTCGACGTTCGACAACGTCTCGAGGAGAAACGGCAGCATGGCCACGTGTTAG
- the nipa2 gene encoding magnesium transporter NIPA2 isoform X2, producing the protein MAQERGRFDFYIGLALAISSSLFIGGSFILKKKGLLRLARKGSMRAGQGGHAYLKEWLWWAGLLSMGAGEAANFAAYAFAPATLVTPLGALSVLVSAVLSSYFLTERLNLHGKLGCLLSVLGSTTMVIHAPQEEEIDSLEDMAKKLMDPGFAVFATFVIIIALIFICVVGPRHGQTNILVYITICSVIGSLSVSCVKGLGIAIKEVIAGQAVLSNPLAWVLVASLVVCVSTQINYLNKALDIFNTSLVTPIYYVFFTTSVLTCSAILFKEWEHMGYDDVIGTLSGFCTIIVGIFLLHAFKDINVSLAMLAVSIRKEERNGTMANGIGTHAHSTYELLRDENVVDFEEREMGSTFDNVSRRNGSMATC; encoded by the exons ATGGCTCAGGAGCGAGGCAGATTCGATTTCTACATCGGCCTGGCTTTGGCCATCAGCTCCAGTTTGTTTATCGGAGGAAGTTTCATCCTGAAGAAGAAAGGACTGCTGAGACTCGCCCGGAAAGGCTCGATGCGAGCAG GTCAAGGTGGTCATGCGTATCTAAAAGAATGGCTTTGGTGGGCGGGGCTTTTATCAA TGGGCGCTGGTGAAGCTGCAAATTTCGCAGCTTACGCGTTTGCTCCTGCGACGCTCGTCACTCCGCTCGGGGCTCTCAGCGTGCTCGTGAG CGCCGTGCTTTCCTCCTACTTCCTGACGGAGAGGTTGAACCTGCACGGGAAGCTGGGCTGTCTCCTCAGCGTGCTCGGCTCCACCACCATGGTGATCCACGCGCCGCAGGAGGAGGAGATCGACAGCCTCGAAGACATGGCCAAGAAACTGATGGACCCAG GTTTTGCTGTCTTCGCGACGTTCGTCATCATCATCGCTCTGATCTTCATCTGCGTCGTCGGCCCACGTCACGGCCAAACCAACATCCTGGTGTACATCACCAtctgctctgtgattggctcCCTGTCCGTGTCGTGCGTGAAGGGGTTGGGCATCGCCATCAAGGAGGTGATCGCTGGTCAGGCGGTGCTGAGTAACCCGTTAGCGTGGGTGCTGGTGGCGAGCCTGGTGGTGTGCGTCAGTACGCAGATCAACTACCTGAACAAAGCGCTGGACATCTTTAACACCTCTCTGGTCACGCCCATTTACTACGTCTTCTTCACCACGTCGGTGCTCACCTGCTCCGCCATCTTGTTCAAAGAGTGGGAGCACATGGGCTACGACGACGTCATCGGGACGCTGAGCGGCTTCTGCACCATCATAGTCGGGATTTTCCTGCTGCACGCCTTCAAGGACATCAACGTCAGTCTGGCCATGCTGGCCGTCAGCATCAGGAAGGAGGAGCGCAACGGGACGATGGCCAACGGCATCGGGACGCACGCTCACTCCACGTACGAGCTCCTCCGGGACGAGAACGTGGTGGATTTCGAGGAAAGAGAGATGGGCTCGACGTTCGACAACGTCTCGAGGAGAAACGGCAGCATGGCCACGTGTTAG